A genomic window from Pseudonocardia broussonetiae includes:
- a CDS encoding nitrile hydratase accessory protein, producing the protein MERINERPSPDTKPRVDSLVDVLPFGERIPRRSGDVAFDHAWEIRAFSMTLALHERLGFDWSDFQQELIDAIRRWESEQSDLAQWSYYERWTAALEELARTKGWLSQAELDRRTEEVLAKPANANHHHAVREPVAVVGGGGR; encoded by the coding sequence GTGGAACGGATCAACGAGCGCCCCTCCCCGGACACGAAGCCCCGTGTCGACTCCCTGGTCGACGTGCTCCCGTTCGGGGAGCGCATCCCACGGCGGTCCGGCGATGTCGCCTTCGACCACGCCTGGGAGATCCGCGCGTTCAGCATGACCCTCGCCCTGCACGAACGGCTCGGCTTCGACTGGTCGGACTTCCAGCAGGAGCTCATCGATGCGATCCGCCGCTGGGAGTCCGAGCAGTCCGACCTGGCGCAGTGGAGCTACTACGAGCGCTGGACGGCGGCGCTGGAGGAGCTCGCGAGGACCAAGGGGTGGCTGTCGCAGGCAGAGCTCGACCGCCGCACCGAGGAGGTCCTCGCGAAGCCGGCGAACGCGAACCACCACCACGCCGTGCGCGAGCCGGTCGCGGTCGTCGGGGGAGGTGGCCGATGA
- the nthA gene encoding nitrile hydratase subunit alpha → MSVEHDTTAATTEDERIAARVKAMEAILVEKGLIGTDAIDYMSSVYEKEVGPQLGAKIVARAWTDPEFKQRLLADGTQACKEVGVSGMQGEEMIVLENTDAVHNVVVCTLCSCYPWPVLGLPPNWYKYPAYRSRTVRDPRGVLAEFGLRLPDSVEVRVWDSSAELRYWVLPQRPAGTDGFTEEQLAELVTRDCMIGVTEALRPDPAKA, encoded by the coding sequence ATGTCCGTCGAGCACGACACCACGGCAGCCACCACCGAGGACGAGCGCATCGCCGCCCGGGTCAAGGCGATGGAGGCGATCCTGGTCGAGAAGGGCCTGATCGGCACCGACGCCATCGACTACATGTCCTCGGTCTACGAGAAGGAGGTCGGCCCGCAGCTCGGCGCGAAGATCGTCGCCCGTGCCTGGACCGACCCGGAGTTCAAGCAGCGCCTGCTCGCCGACGGGACGCAGGCGTGCAAGGAGGTCGGCGTCAGCGGGATGCAGGGCGAGGAGATGATCGTCCTGGAGAACACCGACGCGGTCCACAACGTCGTGGTCTGCACGCTGTGCTCGTGCTACCCGTGGCCGGTCCTCGGCCTGCCGCCCAACTGGTACAAGTACCCCGCCTACCGGTCCCGCACGGTCCGCGATCCCCGCGGGGTCCTGGCGGAGTTCGGACTCCGGCTGCCCGACAGCGTCGAGGTGCGGGTGTGGGACTCCAGCGCCGAACTGCGTTACTGGGTGCTGCCCCAGCGTCCGGCGGGCACGGACGGGTTCACCGAGGAGCAGCTCGCCGAGCTGGTCACGCGCGACTGCATGATCGGTGTGACCGAGGCGCTCCGCCCCGACCCCGCGAAGGCCTGA
- the nthB gene encoding nitrile hydratase subunit beta: MDGVHDLGGRHGLGAIRPEADEPVFHADWERSVLVMFPAMAMAGAFNLDQFRAGMEQIPPAEYLSSTYYEHWMHSMIRHGVEAGIFDPEDLERRTQHYLEHPEEAAPKAAKPEMVETLRQLIPSGDDYRREVEAAPVFDVGDQVRVRPEVSTTHTRRAGYVRGRVGDIVAAHGAYVYPDSNALGLGEDPHHLYTVRFDATELWGDEPGAANAVIHIDLWEPYLVRV, translated from the coding sequence ATGGATGGTGTGCACGATCTCGGAGGCCGTCACGGCCTCGGCGCGATCAGGCCCGAGGCCGACGAGCCCGTCTTCCACGCCGACTGGGAACGCTCGGTCCTGGTGATGTTCCCGGCCATGGCCATGGCCGGCGCCTTCAACCTCGACCAGTTCCGTGCGGGGATGGAGCAGATCCCGCCGGCGGAGTACCTCAGCTCGACGTACTACGAGCACTGGATGCACTCGATGATCCGCCACGGCGTCGAGGCGGGGATCTTCGACCCCGAGGACCTGGAACGCCGCACGCAGCACTACCTCGAGCACCCGGAGGAGGCGGCGCCGAAGGCCGCCAAGCCGGAGATGGTCGAGACCCTGCGCCAGCTCATCCCGAGCGGCGACGACTACCGCCGTGAGGTGGAGGCCGCACCGGTGTTCGATGTCGGTGACCAGGTCCGGGTCCGTCCGGAGGTGTCGACCACGCACACCCGTCGTGCGGGATACGTCCGTGGTCGGGTCGGCGACATCGTGGCCGCGCACGGCGCCTACGTGTACCCGGACAGCAACGCGCTCGGTCTCGGCGAGGACCCCCACCACCTCTACACGGTCAGGTTCGACGCGACCGAGCTCTGGGGTGACGAACCCGGCGCCGCCAACGCAGTGATCCACATCGACCTGTGGGAGCCCTACCTCGTCCGCGTCTGA
- a CDS encoding ABC transporter substrate-binding protein, which produces MELSPAEVFGLFGRPEAGSWLFDARCESMVVGSAVRLSLPVGGHSGRRFDVELLGRLTAVRPNEMFVIEHVQPWRGRLKVTLDRLGARRTRVRVRADVSGAGVEWLVRHGGGALPVPPVRPDAVRIGVITSKSGPAAIYSMATEYLAELAVEEVNDSGGLDGRRLEILVADDETDHTVAAGEAQRLVRAGCRAIFACTTSISFAAISDSVRNAGVLLVHAVMNERGSDDEESVVRFGEQPATQIEAMAGRLMRATGGRGWFLVGEQYSWSYGAHRAARAAVPRAAGRVIAEAFTPLGTTDFAPLIERIQLSGADIVLSSLIGSDEVEFQRQCAAAGLRSSVSSLSLAMDEPTCEHIGATAAEGIWTALGYFQDGPAAGNPDLLSRYRAANGRWPRRSPRSRRRCTRRYSSTPRRCAAVPTTVLGCRAGRCSGTGPAAAARPSVPETW; this is translated from the coding sequence GTGGAGCTGTCTCCCGCCGAGGTCTTCGGCCTGTTCGGCAGGCCGGAAGCCGGGAGCTGGCTGTTCGACGCGCGCTGCGAGTCCATGGTCGTCGGCTCAGCGGTGAGGTTGTCGCTGCCGGTCGGCGGCCACAGCGGACGTCGGTTCGACGTCGAGCTGCTGGGACGGCTGACGGCGGTTCGGCCGAACGAGATGTTCGTCATCGAACACGTCCAGCCGTGGCGCGGGCGCCTCAAGGTCACTCTGGACCGGCTCGGAGCGCGACGGACGAGGGTCCGCGTGCGTGCGGACGTCTCGGGCGCCGGCGTCGAGTGGCTCGTGCGTCACGGCGGCGGCGCGCTCCCGGTGCCGCCGGTGCGGCCGGATGCGGTGAGGATCGGCGTGATCACGAGCAAGTCGGGCCCGGCCGCGATCTACTCGATGGCCACCGAGTACCTGGCCGAGCTCGCGGTCGAGGAGGTCAACGACTCCGGCGGGCTGGACGGCCGGCGCCTCGAGATCCTCGTCGCCGACGACGAGACCGACCACACGGTGGCTGCCGGCGAGGCGCAGAGGCTGGTGCGCGCGGGCTGCCGGGCGATCTTCGCCTGCACCACGTCGATCAGCTTCGCGGCCATCAGCGACTCGGTCCGCAACGCCGGCGTCCTCCTGGTGCACGCGGTGATGAACGAGCGGGGGAGCGACGACGAGGAGTCGGTCGTCCGGTTCGGGGAGCAGCCGGCCACGCAGATCGAGGCGATGGCCGGACGGCTCATGAGGGCCACGGGTGGACGTGGCTGGTTCCTCGTCGGCGAGCAGTACAGCTGGTCCTACGGTGCGCACCGCGCCGCCCGGGCGGCGGTGCCGAGGGCGGCGGGGCGGGTGATCGCCGAGGCGTTCACCCCGCTGGGCACCACGGACTTCGCTCCGCTCATCGAGCGCATCCAGCTCTCCGGCGCCGACATCGTCCTGTCGTCCCTGATCGGCTCCGACGAGGTCGAGTTCCAGAGGCAGTGCGCCGCTGCGGGCCTGCGATCCTCGGTGAGCTCGCTGTCCCTGGCGATGGACGAGCCGACCTGCGAGCACATCGGGGCCACCGCGGCCGAAGGGATCTGGACCGCTCTCGGCTACTTCCAGGACGGCCCGGCGGCGGGCAACCCCGATCTTCTGTCGCGGTACCGGGCGGCCAACGGGAGGTGGCCCCGCCGATCTCCACGCTCTCGGAGACGGTGTACGAGGCGATACTCCAGTACGCCCAGGCGGTGCGCCGCAGTCCCGACGACAGTGCTCGGCTGCAGGGCCGGGCGCTGCTCGGGCACCGGGCCGGCAGCGGCGGCACGGCCATCGGTGCCAGAGACCTGGTAG
- a CDS encoding ArsR/SmtB family transcription factor, with protein MTANENLAFDALSDRVRRQILSVLGEGGELTVTEIAERVDVVGRSTVSSHLRILRTSGVVNERRDGRRRYYSLDAEGSVRDAFRFLQGILQAAVSLDTAAGDTADSESDPQRDTG; from the coding sequence GTGACCGCGAACGAGAACCTCGCGTTCGACGCGTTGTCGGACCGGGTTCGGCGGCAGATCCTGTCCGTGCTGGGTGAGGGTGGCGAACTCACGGTCACCGAGATCGCCGAGCGCGTCGACGTCGTCGGTCGCAGCACGGTGTCGAGCCACCTGCGCATCCTGCGGACCTCCGGGGTCGTGAACGAACGCCGCGACGGTCGCAGGCGCTACTACTCGCTCGATGCCGAGGGCTCGGTGCGTGACGCCTTCCGGTTCCTCCAGGGGATCCTGCAGGCAGCGGTGTCCCTCGACACCGCGGCGGGCGACACGGCAGACTCCGAGTCGGATCCGCAGCGCGACACCGGTTGA
- a CDS encoding group II truncated hemoglobin — MEPTLFEWAGGTPAFQRLINAFYDRVQGDELLSPLFPGGVTTEHREHVIAWWSEVFGGPPLYTDELGGYRRMVNKHIGLGITPEQRMRFASLMSRAADDADLPDDPEFRAAFVGYLEWGTRIALGNSQPGAEVVQQAPVPRWGWGVAPPYQP; from the coding sequence ATGGAGCCGACACTGTTCGAGTGGGCCGGGGGCACCCCGGCGTTCCAGCGCCTCATCAACGCCTTCTACGACCGCGTGCAGGGTGACGAACTGCTGTCGCCGCTCTTCCCGGGCGGCGTGACCACCGAGCACCGGGAACACGTGATCGCCTGGTGGAGCGAGGTCTTCGGCGGCCCGCCGCTGTACACCGACGAGCTCGGCGGCTACCGGCGGATGGTCAACAAGCACATCGGCCTGGGCATCACGCCCGAGCAGCGGATGCGGTTCGCCTCCCTCATGAGCCGAGCGGCGGACGACGCCGACCTGCCGGACGACCCCGAGTTCCGGGCGGCCTTCGTCGGCTACCTGGAGTGGGGCACCCGCATCGCCCTGGGCAACTCGCAGCCGGGCGCCGAGGTGGTGCAGCAGGCCCCGGTGCCGCGCTGGGGCTGGGGAGTGGCCCCGCCCTACCAGCCGTGA
- a CDS encoding DLW-39 family protein produces the protein MKKLLTVVIALAAGAAVFSKVRASRSESDLWHEATTR, from the coding sequence ATGAAGAAGCTCCTCACCGTCGTCATCGCCCTGGCCGCCGGCGCGGCCGTGTTCTCCAAGGTCCGGGCGTCGCGTTCCGAGTCCGACCTGTGGCACGAGGCCACCACCCGCTGA